CCGGGGCTCTTCCCAAGATTACGCTCAACCGCAGAGAACTCTCGGATCTTGCTCTCATCGCCATCGGTGCGATGAGTCCGTTGGAAGGGTTTATGGTCCGCGATGAATACGAAAGCGTCCTCAACGCCATGAGACTCCCTCTCGGTCTCCCATGGACCATTCCAATTACACTCTCTACAAAAGACAGCGCAGTCTCGCGGACGAAACCGCCGTTTGAAGCCGCGCTATGCGATGAGAACAAGAACGTTCTCGGCATCATGCAGGTCGATGACATTTACAAAGTTGATAAGGAACGTGAGGCCAAGAAAGTTCTTCTGACTGCCGATGATGCTCATCCCGGCGTTCAGTATCTCAACTCCATAAGTGATACTTATGCCGGCGGCAAGATCCTGCTTTTCGAGCGCATGATAGATGAGCAGTTTGAGAAGTTTCATCTGGATCCCAAGGAGACGCGGATACTCTTCAAGACAAAGGGCTGGGAGCGTGTCGTGGCCTTTCAAACGCGAAACCCGATTCACAGAGCGCACGAATATCTTCTGAAGTGTGCCCTGGAAATGGTGGACGGTCTTCTCATCCATCCAATCATGGGGGAGACGAAGTCCGACGATATTCCCGCCCACGTACGAATGGCATGTTATCAGGCAATCATGGACAGCTGTTTCCCGAAGGACAGGGTAGTCCTTTCGATTTTTCCGGCTGCAATGCGGTACGCCGGACCGAGGGAGGCGATTTTCCACGCCATCCTGAGGAAAAATTACGGATGCACGCATTTCATCGTAGGCAGGGACCACGCCGGCGTGGGTTCCTACTATGGTACGTTTGATGCGCAGAATATTTTCTTCGAGTTCGAACCGGGAGAATTGGAAATCACGCCAATGATGTTTGAGCATGCTTTCTATTGCACGAAGTGCGAAACGATGAGCTCTCCAAAGACGTGCCCGCACGGGAAAGAGGCACACATGCAATTGAGCGGGACGCGTGTAAGGGAGATGCTCTCGAAAGGCGAATCACTTCCTCCGGAGTTCACAAGAAGAGAGGTTGCAGAAGTACTGGAGCGATATTATTCATCGTCGAACAAAGGGCAGAGCTAGTGCACCGTAACATGAATAAGTTGACATTGACATTGCCCCAGAACGGTGCATTGCTCGGGGTTTTAGGGGGTCGAGCCCGACCCCCTAAGGGGTTACAGTTGCGAAAGTTGCCGGTGGCAAGTTTCGAAATGTCATAGGGGCGATAGCCCCTGTGAAAGTGCTGGGGCATCGCATAATAAGTTCGCGAATTTATGTGACACAGCACTAGTGTGCCTGGGAGCTGGGGTTAGAGAATGCCGAACAAATTGGCTGTGATCGGTCTGGATTGCCTGACACCGCAATTGTTCTACGGCGATTGGCTTGCTGACATGCCGAATTTCAAGCGGCTTCTTGACGGCTCTCTCAGTGGAAACATGGTTTCAATAGTGCCGCCCATCACTATCCCTGCATGGACCTGCATGATGACGTCATACGATCCGGGAATGCTCGGAATCTACGGTTTCAGGAACCGAAAGAGCTATGCATACGAAGAGCTCTATGTGGTCAATTCGAGCACGGTCAAAGCCAAGACAGTTTGGAATTATTTGTCCAGAAACCGCCTGCGTTCCATCCTCCTCGGGGTTCCACAGACATACCCGCCCAGGCCATTGAACGGGCTTCTGGTCGCTGACTTCCTGACGCCTGACAAGGATTCGGACTTCACGTATCCTCCTGAGCTTAGGTCGGAAATTGATCGTGTTGCAGACGGCGAGTACATCATTGATGTCAAGGATTTCAGGACTGACAAGAAGAGAGAATTGCTGAAACAAATCTACACCATGACGGAAAGGCGTTTCAAAGTCTTCAGGCATTTGCTTTCACATGAGGAGTGGGACTTTGCGATGATGGTTGAAATGGGTCCTGACCGCATTCATCATGGATTCTGGCGGTTCTGCGATCCTGGACACAGACTGTACGAGAAAGGGAACGAGTACGAGAATGTCATCCGGGACTACTATGTCTATCTGGATCAAGAAGTCGGAAGGGTCCTGGCTGCGATCCCTCAGGACACGTCAGTGATCGTCGTGTCGGATCACGGCGCCAAAGGAATGCACGGCGGCATCTGCATCAACGAGTTTTTCATACAAGAAGGACTTCTTACGCTCAAGGACTATCCAAAAGAGCCGACATCGCTCAAGGCGGGCATAGTGGATTGGAAAAAGACGAAGGCCTGGGGAGAAGGCGGCTACTACGCGCGCGTGTTCTTGAATGTCGAAGGGCGGGAACCGGAGGGGGTGATACCCCGGTCCGAGCTGCAGGCGTTCCGCATGAGTCTGAAGAAGAAGCTTGAGGGATTGACTGACGAAAAAGGAGAGAACATCGGCACAAGAGTGTTTTTTCCGGAAGAAATCTACAGGACATGCAACAATATCCCTCCAGACCTCATTGTTTACCTGGGGGATCTCAATTGGAGGAGTGCCGGAAGCGTCGGTCATAACCGGATACATGTTTTTGAGAATGACACCGGCCCCGACGATGCCAACCATGCTGAGGAAGGTGTGTTTGCGTGGTATAAGCGTGGGCGCGGAAGTGCGTCATCACGGCCATCGCGTCCCGGGAGTGGTAAGATTTCGATTTTTGACATTGCTCCTTCGATCCTCGATTTCTTTTCAATTGACGTTCCGGACGACATGATAGGGAAGGTGCTTTAGAACAGAATAATGGAAACTGTACTGGGTCTGATCAACAGGAGATGCCAATGAAAGGTTTCACGCTCTGGTTCACAGGTCTTCCCAGCTCCGGCAAGTCAACTCTGGCCCAGCGAGTGCAGGAGATCCTTCTGGAAAGAGGGATGAACGTTGAGCTGCTCGATGGCGACGAAGTAAGGCAGAACCTTTGCAAGGGGCTCGGGTTTTCAAAAGAAGACAGGGATGCAAACATCCGGCGCATCGGCTACGTGTGCAAGCTCCTGAGCCGTAACGGAGCAGTTGCCATCGCCGCCGCCATATCTCCGTACCGCGAGATAAGGGATGAGAACAGAAAAGCGATCGCCAACTACGTGGAAGTCTATGTGAAGGCGCCGATCGAGGTCCTTGTGGAAAGGGACACAAAAGGGTTGTACAAAAAGGCAATCGCCGGGGAATTGAAGAACTTCACCGGCATCTCCGACCCCTACGAGGCGCCCGAGAATCCGGAGATTCTGATCGAATCAGACAAAGAGACGGCAGAAGAAAGCACCATGAAGATTATCAGGACGCTGGAGCTCATGGGTCTGATTCCCGGAGCCCCGGCCGAAAGCGAGTACTCTGCGGAAGAGGAAGAGAAGATAAAGGCCCGCCTCAAAGACCTGGGTTACATCTAGGGGTGACGCCCACGTTTTTCAAGCGAAGAAAGAAAAGGGCATGCGTCATCGGTCTGGATGGCGTTCCCTACACGGTCCTTCAGGGCATGATGGATTCCGGGGTCATGCCGAAGACAAAGGAAATTATCTCCAGGGGGCGCATCAAACCTATGACCGTCACTCTTCCGGAAATCTCCTCGGTGAGCTGGTCCACTTTCATGACCGGAAAAGACCCTGGAGGTCACGGGATCTTCGGGTTCACTGATTTCAAAGACTCAAGCTACGCCATCCGCTACCCATCCTTCAATGACCTCAAGAGCCCGACCATCTGGGATATCCTCGGGACGCACGGAATGAAAAGCGTCGTCATCAACCAGCCGTCAACCTATCCTGCGCGCCCGATTCCCGGCGTTCTGATATCGGGTTTTGTCGCTCTCGAATTGGAGAAAGCGGTCACCCCATTCGGCTATTACTCTGCTCTCAAGAAAAAGAACTATCAGATAGATATCGACACGCAAAAGTGCAGGGACAATCCGGCTGAACTATTTCACTCGTTGAGCACGCTGCTTGCCGCGAGACGCGAAGTTGTGGATGACCTGTGGGAGAAGGAACCGTGGAACCTCATGGAAATAGTTGTGACCGGCACCGACCGTTTGCATCACTTCATTTGGGACGCATACGAAGATTCACATCATCCGCACCACGAAGATTTCCTGACCTACTACCGAAAGATCGACGATTTCATACATTACATATCTTTGAAATTCCAGGGAATGGACGGTAGCGGGAATTTGTTTATTCTTTCAGACCACGGTTTCTGCGGAACAAGGAAAGAAGTCTATATCAACACAGTCTTGCAGAATCAAGGATTCCTCCATCTGGCACCTGGTGCATCGTCGCTCGATGGAGTTTCAGAAAATACCAGGGCTTTCGCTCTGGATCCTGCGCGGATTTATCTGAACAGAAAAGGCAGATTCCCCCGTGGAAGTGTCGAAAAGGAAGACGTGGAGCCGATGTTAAGAGACATTACGACTGTTTTCGATGGGCTCGTTCTTGGCGGCGAGAAAATCGTGCGCCGGATTGTCAGGAATGAAGACGCATACTCTGGTCAATGGTCGCAGAACGGCCCGGACCTTCTTCTCGTCCCGGAAAATGGTTTCGATCTAAAGGGCCTCGTTGGAGCCAAAGATCCACTTGGTGAAAGGCGGCTTCAGGGAATGCACACATGGGACAATGCATTCTTCTTTTCGCTCGATAAGTCCCTGCTCGAAGATGGCCGGGAACTGAACATCGTAGATGTCCCAGGGAAAATACTCAGGAGCCTTGGAGTTGAAATCTAGGAGATCGCTCAAGAAATACGTTTTCATCTCTGCCTTCTTCTTGATACTTGCGATACCGGCGTTGTCGTATGCGTACATCGGCCCGGGTGCAGGTTTCGCCCTGGTGTCATCGTTCCTTTCCTTTGTCATCGCTTTCTTCGCCGCCTTTTTTGCTCTCCTGACCTTTCCCCTGCGAATGCTCGTCAGGAAGGTCAGACGCAAGAAAATTCCGGGCAACCCGCGTGTTAAGAAGGTAATCATCCTCGGACTGGACGGCCTCGACCCAGACATCTGTGAGCGCCTCATGTCCTCGGGCGATCTTCCCAATTTCTCACGGCTGAAATCGGAGGGAAGTTTCAGACGGCTGGGCACGTCGGTTCCCGCGATGTCTCCGGTCGCATGGTCCACGTTCAGCACGGGAGTTGATGCGTCGCGGCATGCAATCTTCGATTTTCTCGCGAGAGACCCGAGAAACTACGCCCCGGTGCTTTCATCGAGCAGCGTCAGTGCATCCAGGAAGTCCCTGAAGCTCTGGCGTTTCAGGATACCTCTTGGGAAAAGCAGTGTCCGTTTCTTGCGGAAAAGCAGAAGTTTCTGGAAGGTGTTGAGCGATTACGGAGTCTTCAGCATCGTGCTCAGGGTTCCCATAACGTTTCCTCCGGAGAAATTCAATGGCGTGATGCTCTCCGGCATGTGCGTGCCCGACCTTCGCGGCACAATGGGGTCGTTCACCTACTTCTGTGAGAGAGAATCAGATGAGAAAATCGGCGGCATGATCGTCACGCTCAAGAAAAACGGCGGTACGCTTAGTGCGTCCCTTCCAGGTCCTGAGAGTCCTGTCTCGGATGGAACACTGGAACTTCCTCTTGAAATACGCGTTGAAAAAGAAAAGCGCGGCGCTCTTATCAAGATATCCGGTCAGCAATTCTTCCTGCATGAACGTGGGTATTCTCCGTGGATCCGGCTCACCTTCAAGGCGGCTCCCGGCATCAAGTTTCACGGAATTGCGCGATTCTATATCACGCGCATTGACCCGGACTTTGGCCTCTATGTCTCGCCGATCCACATCGATCCGGACAAACCCGCCATGCCTATCTCATACCCTTCCTTCTACTCGATGTATCTCGCGAAACGCCAGGGACCTTTTGGTACGCTGGGTCTGGCCGAAGACACGTGGGCAGTGAATGAGAAAGTTCTGGACGATGAAGCGTTCATTCGGCAGGCCTATCTCTTTCACCGTGAACGTGAAACAATGTTCATTGATTCTCTCAAGAAGCTGAACAGAGGTCTCATTACGTGCGTCTTTGACCTGAGCGACCGCATACAGCATATGTTCTTCAGATATCTTGTCGATGAAAGCGGGCCCCGCGATGAAACATTGAAGCACCGGGAAGTTCTCTATGACATGTACCGTGAAATGGACAAACTCCTTGGGAGAACCATGGCATTCGTTAATGAGAAGACGGCTCTATTCGTAATCTCCGATCACGGTTTCAAGGCCTTCAAAAGAGGC
This DNA window, taken from Candidatus Eisenbacteria bacterium, encodes the following:
- a CDS encoding alkaline phosphatase family protein; amino-acid sequence: MTPTFFKRRKKRACVIGLDGVPYTVLQGMMDSGVMPKTKEIISRGRIKPMTVTLPEISSVSWSTFMTGKDPGGHGIFGFTDFKDSSYAIRYPSFNDLKSPTIWDILGTHGMKSVVINQPSTYPARPIPGVLISGFVALELEKAVTPFGYYSALKKKNYQIDIDTQKCRDNPAELFHSLSTLLAARREVVDDLWEKEPWNLMEIVVTGTDRLHHFIWDAYEDSHHPHHEDFLTYYRKIDDFIHYISLKFQGMDGSGNLFILSDHGFCGTRKEVYINTVLQNQGFLHLAPGASSLDGVSENTRAFALDPARIYLNRKGRFPRGSVEKEDVEPMLRDITTVFDGLVLGGEKIVRRIVRNEDAYSGQWSQNGPDLLLVPENGFDLKGLVGAKDPLGERRLQGMHTWDNAFFFSLDKSLLEDGRELNIVDVPGKILRSLGVEI
- the sat gene encoding sulfate adenylyltransferase, whose protein sequence is MIRAHGGQLVNRIAEEKMKPGLIRKAGALPKITLNRRELSDLALIAIGAMSPLEGFMVRDEYESVLNAMRLPLGLPWTIPITLSTKDSAVSRTKPPFEAALCDENKNVLGIMQVDDIYKVDKEREAKKVLLTADDAHPGVQYLNSISDTYAGGKILLFERMIDEQFEKFHLDPKETRILFKTKGWERVVAFQTRNPIHRAHEYLLKCALEMVDGLLIHPIMGETKSDDIPAHVRMACYQAIMDSCFPKDRVVLSIFPAAMRYAGPREAIFHAILRKNYGCTHFIVGRDHAGVGSYYGTFDAQNIFFEFEPGELEITPMMFEHAFYCTKCETMSSPKTCPHGKEAHMQLSGTRVREMLSKGESLPPEFTRREVAEVLERYYSSSNKGQS
- a CDS encoding alkaline phosphatase family protein; this encodes MPNKLAVIGLDCLTPQLFYGDWLADMPNFKRLLDGSLSGNMVSIVPPITIPAWTCMMTSYDPGMLGIYGFRNRKSYAYEELYVVNSSTVKAKTVWNYLSRNRLRSILLGVPQTYPPRPLNGLLVADFLTPDKDSDFTYPPELRSEIDRVADGEYIIDVKDFRTDKKRELLKQIYTMTERRFKVFRHLLSHEEWDFAMMVEMGPDRIHHGFWRFCDPGHRLYEKGNEYENVIRDYYVYLDQEVGRVLAAIPQDTSVIVVSDHGAKGMHGGICINEFFIQEGLLTLKDYPKEPTSLKAGIVDWKKTKAWGEGGYYARVFLNVEGREPEGVIPRSELQAFRMSLKKKLEGLTDEKGENIGTRVFFPEEIYRTCNNIPPDLIVYLGDLNWRSAGSVGHNRIHVFENDTGPDDANHAEEGVFAWYKRGRGSASSRPSRPGSGKISIFDIAPSILDFFSIDVPDDMIGKVL
- the cysC gene encoding adenylyl-sulfate kinase — translated: MPMKGFTLWFTGLPSSGKSTLAQRVQEILLERGMNVELLDGDEVRQNLCKGLGFSKEDRDANIRRIGYVCKLLSRNGAVAIAAAISPYREIRDENRKAIANYVEVYVKAPIEVLVERDTKGLYKKAIAGELKNFTGISDPYEAPENPEILIESDKETAEESTMKIIRTLELMGLIPGAPAESEYSAEEEEKIKARLKDLGYI
- a CDS encoding alkaline phosphatase family protein, with the protein product MKSRRSLKKYVFISAFFLILAIPALSYAYIGPGAGFALVSSFLSFVIAFFAAFFALLTFPLRMLVRKVRRKKIPGNPRVKKVIILGLDGLDPDICERLMSSGDLPNFSRLKSEGSFRRLGTSVPAMSPVAWSTFSTGVDASRHAIFDFLARDPRNYAPVLSSSSVSASRKSLKLWRFRIPLGKSSVRFLRKSRSFWKVLSDYGVFSIVLRVPITFPPEKFNGVMLSGMCVPDLRGTMGSFTYFCERESDEKIGGMIVTLKKNGGTLSASLPGPESPVSDGTLELPLEIRVEKEKRGALIKISGQQFFLHERGYSPWIRLTFKAAPGIKFHGIARFYITRIDPDFGLYVSPIHIDPDKPAMPISYPSFYSMYLAKRQGPFGTLGLAEDTWAVNEKVLDDEAFIRQAYLFHRERETMFIDSLKKLNRGLITCVFDLSDRIQHMFFRYLVDESGPRDETLKHREVLYDMYREMDKLLGRTMAFVNEKTALFVISDHGFKAFKRGVDLNAWLKKHGYLTLKTDTKGDEYLRDVDWAATKAYALGLGGMYINRKGRERHGIVSVSEADALKEEIKSKLMTLAEESDGKRVVGRIYDTAKDFTGPYRAEGPDLIVGLMEGFRISWDCARGKVTDKTIENNEKSWSGDHCIDPKAVPGILFSNLKVSEAAPNIVDMAPTILKLFGIEPPKYMTGKDIL